Proteins from a single region of Palaemon carinicauda isolate YSFRI2023 chromosome 32, ASM3689809v2, whole genome shotgun sequence:
- the LOC137625538 gene encoding protein FAM200A-like encodes MKKENPSDLAAHCIIHSQELAVKSERPVLEEVMCNVMEIVSYIKSSASNSRLFISLCGDIDSEHRSVVCSNQMAFRGNVLERVFQLKTEIEMFLDNEGHISARKQISKIYFHSVLFSRHIFAHIMR; translated from the coding sequence atgaaaaaggaaaatccttctGATCTTGCAGCACACTGTATTATCCATAGTCAAGAACTGGCAGTAAAGTCTGAGCGACCTGTTTTGGAGGAGGTGATGTGTAATGTCATGGAAATAGTTAGTTACATCAAGTCAAGCGCTTCAAACTCAAGACTGTTTATTTCTTTGTGTGGGGACATTGATTCTGAACATCGCTCTGTTGTATGCTCCAACCAGATGGCTTTCCGTGGAAATGTTCTCGAACGAGTATTTCAGCTGAAAACTGAGATTGAAATGTTTTTGGATAATGAGGGGCACATTTCAGCAAGGAAAcagatatctaaaatatatttccatTCTGTGCTATTTAGTAGACATATTTTTGCACATATAATGCGGTAA